Proteins encoded by one window of Enterobacter hormaechei subsp. xiangfangensis:
- the queC gene encoding 7-cyano-7-deazaguanine synthase QueC: protein MKRAVVVFSGGQDSTTCLIQALHQYDEVHCVTFDYGQRHRAEIDVARELALKLGARAHKVLDVTLLNELAVSSLTRDSIPVPDYEPDASGIPNTFVPGRNILFLTLTAIYAYQVKAEAVITGVCETDFSGYPDCRDEFVKALNHAVDLGMAKETRFETPLMWLDKAETWALADYWGKLDVVRNETLTCYNGIKGDGCGQCAACNLRANGLNHYFADKAGVMAAMQKKTGLK from the coding sequence ATGAAACGTGCCGTCGTCGTGTTCAGCGGAGGACAAGATTCCACCACCTGCCTGATTCAGGCGCTTCACCAGTATGATGAAGTGCACTGCGTCACTTTTGATTATGGTCAGCGTCATCGCGCTGAAATCGATGTCGCTCGTGAACTGGCTCTCAAACTGGGCGCCCGCGCTCATAAAGTGCTGGACGTGACGCTGTTAAATGAACTGGCCGTCAGCAGCCTCACCCGCGACAGCATTCCGGTGCCTGATTACGAACCGGATGCCAGCGGCATTCCGAACACCTTCGTACCGGGCCGCAACATTCTCTTCCTGACCCTGACGGCGATCTATGCCTACCAGGTGAAAGCCGAAGCGGTGATCACGGGCGTGTGTGAGACCGACTTCTCTGGCTACCCGGACTGCCGGGATGAATTCGTGAAAGCACTCAATCACGCCGTCGATCTGGGAATGGCAAAAGAGACCCGCTTCGAAACGCCGCTGATGTGGCTGGATAAGGCTGAAACCTGGGCGCTGGCCGACTACTGGGGCAAGCTGGATGTCGTTCGCAACGAGACCCTGACCTGCTACAACGGCATTAAAGGGGACGGCTGTGGGCAGTGTGCCGCCTGTAACCTGCGCGCGAACGGTCTGAATCATTATTTTGCGGATAAAGCGGGCGTTATGGCCGCAATGCAGAAAAAGACCGGGCTGAAATAA
- a CDS encoding SgrR family transcriptional regulator, with translation MRQLNRLNQYQRLWHPSAGAPQQVTISELASRCFCSERHVRTLLRQAQEAGWLSWHARSGRGKRGELRFHVTPDSLRNTMMEEALKSGQQHNALELAQLAPEDLRSLLHPFMGGQWQNDTPTLRIPYYRSLEPLQPGFLPGRAEQHLAGQVFSGLTRFNGNSSEPTGDLAHHWEVSADGLRWHFYIRSTLHWHNGDKIETAQLRQSLTALLSQPGMGTLFRSVLRIETTHPQCLTFILHQPDYWLAHRLATYCSRLAHPDYPVVGSGPFRLSVFEPELVRLESHEQYHLGHPLLKAIEYWITPQLFDYSLGTSCRHPVQIAIGEADELASLRLVSNSTSLGFCYLTLKQSPRLSELQAKRLINIIHLSTLLHTLPLNEGLITPTEELLPGWAIPQWPDLTDVALPEALTLVYHLPVELHTMASQLKAYLARQGCELTVIFHDAKTWDGCQQLADADIMMGDRLIGEAPAYTLEQWLRCDVLWPHLLSAPAFAHLQATLDAVQSQADERDRHAGIQAIFSRLMETAVLTPLFNYQYQISAPPGVNGIRLNTRGWFDFTEAWLPPPNA, from the coding sequence ATGCGCCAGCTTAACCGTCTTAACCAGTATCAGCGTCTGTGGCACCCGTCTGCCGGCGCACCGCAGCAGGTGACCATCAGTGAACTTGCCAGCCGCTGCTTTTGCAGCGAGCGACATGTTCGCACCCTGCTGCGCCAGGCGCAGGAGGCGGGCTGGCTAAGCTGGCACGCCCGCTCCGGACGAGGTAAGCGTGGGGAATTACGCTTTCACGTCACCCCGGATTCGTTGCGTAATACGATGATGGAAGAGGCCCTGAAAAGTGGACAGCAGCACAACGCGCTGGAGCTGGCCCAGCTCGCGCCTGAAGATTTGCGATCGCTGCTGCATCCGTTTATGGGCGGGCAGTGGCAGAACGATACGCCGACGCTGCGTATTCCCTACTATCGCTCGCTGGAGCCGCTTCAGCCGGGGTTTCTCCCTGGCCGGGCGGAGCAGCATCTGGCGGGACAGGTATTCTCTGGTTTGACGCGTTTTAATGGTAACAGCAGTGAACCCACGGGCGATCTGGCGCATCACTGGGAAGTCTCTGCTGACGGCCTGCGCTGGCATTTCTACATTCGCTCCACCCTGCACTGGCATAACGGCGATAAAATAGAGACGGCACAGCTCCGGCAAAGCCTGACGGCGCTATTATCGCAGCCCGGCATGGGCACGCTGTTCCGCAGCGTCTTACGTATCGAAACCACGCACCCGCAGTGCCTGACGTTTATTCTCCATCAACCTGACTACTGGCTGGCGCACAGGCTGGCAACCTACTGTAGCCGTCTGGCGCATCCCGATTACCCTGTGGTAGGCAGCGGTCCCTTTCGGCTGAGCGTTTTTGAGCCTGAACTGGTGCGTCTGGAAAGCCACGAGCAGTATCATCTTGGCCATCCGTTGCTTAAGGCTATCGAGTACTGGATCACGCCCCAGCTTTTTGACTACAGTCTGGGCACCAGCTGTCGCCACCCGGTGCAAATCGCCATTGGCGAGGCCGACGAGCTGGCCAGCCTGCGGCTGGTGAGTAACAGCACCAGTCTGGGCTTCTGCTACCTCACGCTGAAACAGAGTCCACGTCTAAGCGAACTTCAGGCAAAGCGGCTGATTAATATCATTCATCTCTCAACGCTGCTGCACACGCTTCCCCTGAACGAAGGGCTCATCACTCCTACCGAGGAACTGCTTCCCGGCTGGGCGATCCCCCAGTGGCCTGATTTAACCGACGTTGCGCTGCCAGAGGCATTGACGCTGGTCTACCACCTGCCGGTTGAGCTTCACACCATGGCCAGCCAGTTAAAAGCATACCTTGCGCGGCAGGGTTGTGAACTGACCGTCATCTTTCATGACGCCAAAACGTGGGACGGGTGCCAGCAGCTTGCCGATGCAGACATCATGATGGGAGACAGACTGATTGGCGAAGCGCCGGCGTACACGCTTGAGCAGTGGCTCCGCTGCGATGTGCTCTGGCCGCATCTGCTGAGCGCACCGGCATTCGCCCATTTGCAGGCCACGCTGGATGCGGTGCAGTCGCAGGCCGACGAGCGTGACCGACACGCAGGAATTCAGGCTATATTCAGCCGGTTAATGGAGACAGCCGTCCTGACGCCGCTCTTTAACTACCAGTATCAAATCAGCGCGCCTCCGGGCGTCAACGGCATACGCCTTAACACTCGCGGCTGGTTTGACTTCACCGAAGCCTGGCTTCCTCCACCAAACGCGTGA
- the cof gene encoding HMP-PP phosphatase: protein MARLAAFDMDGTLLMPDHRLGEKTLNTLKRLREREVTLTFATGRHVLEMRHLLGTFALDAFLITGNGTRIHSVDGDVLHRQDLNPEVADIVLHSTWDTQASVHVFNDEGWFTGREIPALLHAHVYSGFKYQLIDLRRIPAHKVTKICFCGDHDDLCRLRIQLNEALGERAHLTFSAVDCLEVLPVGCNKGSALAVLSDHLGLTMQDCMAFGDAMNDHEMLSNVGRGLIMGNAMPQLIAALPHLPVIGHCRNEAVSHFLTHWLDKNNLPYSPE, encoded by the coding sequence ATGGCTCGGCTCGCTGCATTTGATATGGACGGCACGCTGTTAATGCCGGATCACCGTTTAGGGGAGAAAACCCTGAACACTCTTAAGCGCCTGCGCGAGCGTGAAGTTACCCTGACGTTTGCTACTGGTCGTCATGTGCTGGAGATGCGCCATCTGCTGGGGACATTTGCCCTCGATGCGTTCTTGATCACCGGCAACGGAACGCGCATTCACTCCGTCGACGGCGATGTGCTGCACCGTCAGGATCTGAATCCGGAGGTGGCGGACATTGTCCTGCACAGCACCTGGGATACGCAGGCCAGCGTGCATGTTTTTAATGATGAAGGCTGGTTTACCGGGCGTGAGATCCCGGCCTTGCTGCACGCTCACGTTTACAGCGGCTTTAAATATCAGCTTATCGATTTGCGCCGCATTCCGGCACACAAGGTGACCAAGATCTGCTTCTGTGGCGATCACGACGATCTCTGCCGTCTGCGTATTCAGCTTAACGAGGCGCTGGGCGAACGGGCGCACCTGACCTTCTCGGCGGTGGACTGTCTTGAAGTGCTGCCGGTGGGCTGTAACAAAGGATCCGCGCTGGCGGTGCTGAGCGATCATCTTGGGCTGACGATGCAGGACTGTATGGCCTTTGGTGACGCCATGAACGACCACGAGATGCTGAGCAACGTAGGTCGTGGGCTGATTATGGGGAACGCGATGCCGCAGCTTATCGCCGCGCTCCCGCATTTACCGGTTATCGGACACTGTCGTAACGAAGCGGTGTCCCATTTTTTGACGCATTGGCTGGACAAAAATAACCTCCCATATTCCCCCGAATAG
- a CDS encoding PLP-dependent cysteine synthase family protein, whose product MNSTWVKHAISEINADYQRSADTHLIRLPLPGFPGIQLYLKDESTHPTGSLKHRLARSLFLYGLCNGWIKEGTTIIESSSGSTAVSEAYFARLLGLPFIAVMPSCTAKRKVEQIEFYGGRCHFVDSACEIYAASEMLARELNGHYMDQFTFAERATDWRGNNNIADSIFRQMTHEPHPVPSYIVMSAGTGGTSATIGRYIRCQGYDTQLMVVDPQNSVFLDYWQSRDASLRSPVGSKIEGIGRPRVEPSFIPDVVDEMLRVPDAASVATAHWLETQLGRKVGASTGTNMWGALQLAARMREEGRTGSVVTLLCDSGERYLDTYYNAEWVQANIGDVEPWKAQISQLVK is encoded by the coding sequence ATGAATAGCACCTGGGTTAAACATGCCATCAGCGAAATAAATGCCGACTATCAGCGCTCGGCAGACACCCACTTAATCCGCCTGCCTCTGCCGGGATTTCCCGGTATTCAGCTCTATCTGAAAGATGAAAGTACCCATCCTACCGGTAGCCTGAAGCATCGCCTGGCGCGTTCACTCTTTTTATACGGTTTATGTAACGGCTGGATTAAAGAAGGCACCACGATTATTGAATCGTCGTCCGGATCAACTGCCGTCTCCGAAGCCTACTTTGCCCGCCTGTTGGGTCTGCCGTTTATCGCCGTGATGCCCTCATGCACGGCGAAACGTAAAGTTGAACAGATCGAATTTTACGGCGGACGCTGCCACTTTGTGGACAGCGCCTGCGAAATCTATGCGGCCTCCGAAATGCTGGCCCGCGAGCTGAATGGTCACTATATGGACCAGTTCACCTTCGCCGAACGCGCCACCGACTGGCGCGGCAATAATAACATTGCGGACAGCATTTTCCGCCAGATGACCCATGAGCCGCATCCTGTCCCCTCTTACATTGTCATGAGCGCGGGCACGGGCGGAACCTCCGCCACCATCGGACGTTATATCCGCTGTCAGGGTTATGATACGCAGCTGATGGTGGTTGACCCGCAAAACTCGGTGTTCCTCGATTACTGGCAATCCCGCGATGCGAGCCTGCGCAGCCCCGTGGGGAGCAAGATCGAAGGGATTGGTCGCCCGCGCGTCGAACCCTCATTCATTCCGGACGTTGTGGATGAGATGCTCCGCGTGCCGGATGCCGCCAGCGTCGCGACAGCGCACTGGCTGGAGACACAGCTTGGCCGTAAAGTCGGGGCTTCTACCGGCACCAATATGTGGGGCGCGCTACAGCTGGCCGCGAGGATGCGTGAAGAAGGCCGTACCGGCTCTGTCGTCACGCTGCTGTGCGACAGCGGGGAGCGATACCTGGACACCTATTACAACGCAGAATGGGTGCAGGCCAATATTGGCGATGTTGAGCCGTGGAAAGCGCAGATTTCGCAGCTGGTGAAATAA
- a CDS encoding Lrp/AsnC family transcriptional regulator, which produces MLDKIDRKLLSLLQSDCTLSLQALADAVNLTTTPCWKRLKKLEDDGILLGRVALLDPEKLGLGLTAFVLIKTQHHSSEWYCRFVTQVSDMPEVLGFWRMAGEYDYLMRVQVADMKRYDDFYKRLVNSVPGLSDVTSSFAMEQIKYTTALPIE; this is translated from the coding sequence ATGTTAGATAAAATTGACCGTAAGCTGCTTTCTTTGCTGCAAAGCGACTGTACCCTCTCTTTGCAGGCGCTGGCAGATGCCGTTAATCTGACCACCACACCGTGCTGGAAGCGCCTCAAAAAGCTGGAAGATGATGGCATTCTGCTGGGACGTGTGGCGCTGCTGGATCCCGAAAAACTGGGGCTTGGACTGACCGCCTTCGTCCTGATAAAAACGCAGCATCACAGCAGCGAATGGTACTGCCGCTTCGTCACGCAGGTTTCCGACATGCCCGAGGTGCTCGGCTTCTGGCGCATGGCGGGGGAATACGACTATCTGATGCGCGTTCAGGTGGCAGACATGAAGCGCTACGATGATTTTTACAAGCGGCTGGTCAATAGCGTACCGGGCTTGTCCGATGTCACCTCCAGCTTCGCCATGGAACAGATTAAATACACCACAGCGTTACCCATTGAATAA
- a CDS encoding SmdA family multidrug ABC transporter permease/ATP-binding protein, producing MRLFAQLSWYFRREWQRYLGAVALLIIIAILQLIPPKVVGYVVDGVTEQHYTAARVMMWVGTLVLTAVVVYLLRYVWRVLLFGASYQLAVELREDFYRQLSRQHPEFYLRHRTGDLIARATNDVDRVVFAAGEGVLTLVDSLVMGCAVLIVMSTQISWELTLLALLPMPLMALAINRYGEQLHERFKLAQAAFSSLNDRTQESMTSIRMIKAFGLEDRQSALFAADAADTGAKNMRVARIDARFDPTIYIAIGMANLLAVGGGSWMVVRGTMTLGQLTSFAMYLGLMIWPMLALAWMFNIVERGSAAYSRIRAMLAEVPVVNDGSEPVPEGPGILKADIRAFIYPQTEHPVLENVSFTLRPGQMLGICGPTGSGKSTILSLIQRHFDVSEGDIRFHDIPLPRLLLDDWRSRLAVVSQTPFLFSDTIANNIALGCPTATQDQIEHVARLASVHEDILRLPQGYDTEVGERGVMLSGGQKQRISIARALLLDAEILILDDALSAVDGRTEHQILHNLRQWGEGRTVIISAHRLSALTEASEILVLQHGHIAQRGQHEQLAGQTGWYRDMYRYQQLEAALDEEVADA from the coding sequence GTGCGATTATTTGCCCAATTAAGCTGGTACTTTCGTCGGGAGTGGCAACGCTACCTCGGCGCAGTGGCCCTGCTTATTATCATTGCCATTCTGCAACTGATCCCCCCCAAAGTGGTGGGCTACGTCGTGGATGGCGTTACCGAACAACATTACACCGCCGCACGGGTGATGATGTGGGTCGGTACGCTGGTGCTGACGGCCGTGGTGGTTTACCTGCTGCGTTATGTCTGGCGCGTGCTGCTGTTCGGTGCGTCCTATCAGCTTGCCGTTGAGCTGCGCGAGGACTTTTACCGTCAGCTGAGCCGCCAGCACCCTGAGTTTTATCTGCGTCACCGTACCGGGGATCTCATCGCCCGCGCCACTAACGATGTAGACCGCGTGGTGTTTGCCGCCGGTGAAGGGGTGTTAACGCTGGTGGATTCCCTGGTGATGGGCTGTGCGGTATTAATTGTGATGTCTACGCAAATTAGCTGGGAGCTCACGCTGCTGGCGCTGCTGCCAATGCCGCTGATGGCGCTGGCAATTAACCGCTACGGCGAGCAGCTCCATGAACGCTTTAAGCTGGCGCAGGCGGCGTTCTCGTCGCTGAACGATCGCACCCAGGAGAGCATGACCAGCATCCGCATGATCAAAGCGTTTGGTCTGGAAGACCGTCAGTCCGCACTGTTTGCCGCCGACGCCGCCGATACCGGCGCGAAAAACATGCGCGTGGCGCGTATTGATGCCCGTTTCGATCCGACAATTTATATTGCGATTGGCATGGCGAACCTGCTGGCGGTGGGCGGCGGCAGCTGGATGGTGGTGCGAGGCACCATGACCCTCGGGCAGTTAACCAGCTTTGCGATGTACCTTGGGCTGATGATCTGGCCAATGCTGGCGCTGGCCTGGATGTTTAATATCGTTGAACGTGGGAGCGCCGCTTACAGCCGTATCCGCGCCATGCTGGCGGAAGTGCCGGTCGTGAACGATGGCAGCGAGCCGGTACCGGAAGGTCCGGGTATTCTCAAGGCTGATATCCGCGCCTTTATCTACCCGCAAACGGAACATCCGGTGCTTGAGAACGTCAGTTTCACGCTGCGTCCTGGTCAGATGCTGGGCATCTGCGGCCCGACGGGCTCCGGTAAAAGCACCATTCTGTCACTGATTCAGCGCCATTTTGACGTGAGCGAAGGCGATATCCGTTTCCACGACATCCCTCTGCCACGTCTGCTGCTGGATGACTGGCGCAGCCGCCTGGCGGTCGTCAGCCAGACGCCGTTTTTGTTTTCAGACACCATTGCCAACAATATTGCGCTCGGGTGTCCGACGGCGACACAGGACCAGATCGAGCACGTGGCGCGTCTGGCCAGCGTCCACGAGGATATTCTGCGCCTGCCGCAGGGCTACGACACGGAAGTGGGTGAGCGGGGCGTTATGCTCTCCGGCGGACAAAAACAGCGTATCTCTATTGCCCGCGCGCTACTGCTGGACGCTGAGATCCTGATTCTGGATGATGCGCTGTCCGCGGTTGACGGGCGTACTGAACATCAAATTCTGCATAACCTTCGCCAGTGGGGAGAGGGGCGCACGGTCATCATCAGCGCGCACCGTCTGTCGGCGCTTACCGAAGCCAGTGAAATTCTGGTGCTTCAGCACGGACATATTGCCCAGCGTGGTCAGCATGAGCAGCTCGCCGGGCAGACCGGCTGGTATCGGGATATGTACCGCTATCAACAGCTTGAAGCCGCGCTGGATGAGGAGGTGGCCGATGCGTAA
- a CDS encoding SmdB family multidrug efflux ABC transporter permease/ATP-binding protein has translation MRKFGQMWPTLKRLLAYGSPWRKPLSIAVLLLWIAAIAEVTGPLLISYFIDNMVAKSYLPLGLVAGLGVAYVGLQLTAAGLHYAQSLLFNRAAVGVVQQLRTDVMDAALRQPLSEFDTQPVGQVISRVTNDTEVIRDLYVTVVATVLRSAALIGAMLVAMFSLDWRMALVAITIFPAVLIVMVIYQRYSTPIVRRVRAYLADINDGFNEVINGMSVIQQFRQQARFGERMGEASRSHYMARMQTLRLDGFLLRPLLSLFSALVLCGLLMLFGLTTRGTIEVGVLYAFISYLGRLNEPLIELTTQQSMLQQAVVAGERVFELMDRPRQTYGDDERPLESGSIAFDHVSFAYRDDQLVLQDINLEVPSRGFVALVGHTGSGKSTLASLLMGYYPLTQGEIRLDGRPLASLSHNALRKGVAMVQQDPVVLADTFYANVTLGRPFTPEQVWEVLETVQLADLARGLSEGINTRLGEQGNNLSVGQKQLLALARVLIETPQVLILDEATASIDSGTEQAIQQALAAVRDHTTLVVIAHRLSTIVDADTILVLHRGQAVERGTHRALLEAKGRYWQMYQLQLAGDELAASVREEESLSA, from the coding sequence ATGCGTAAGTTTGGACAGATGTGGCCGACGTTAAAACGGCTGCTGGCCTATGGCTCACCGTGGCGCAAACCGCTTTCCATCGCCGTGCTGTTGCTGTGGATCGCCGCGATTGCGGAGGTGACCGGTCCGCTGCTTATCAGCTATTTCATCGATAACATGGTAGCGAAAAGCTATTTGCCTCTCGGCCTGGTCGCCGGGCTGGGCGTGGCGTACGTCGGGCTACAGCTGACGGCGGCAGGGCTGCATTACGCGCAGTCACTGCTCTTTAACCGGGCCGCCGTGGGCGTGGTGCAGCAGCTGCGCACGGACGTGATGGATGCCGCGCTGCGCCAGCCGCTGAGCGAGTTTGATACCCAGCCGGTCGGGCAGGTTATTTCGCGCGTCACCAATGACACCGAGGTGATCCGCGACCTCTATGTAACCGTTGTTGCAACGGTTCTGCGCAGTGCCGCGCTAATTGGCGCGATGCTGGTGGCGATGTTCAGCCTGGACTGGCGGATGGCGCTGGTGGCAATCACCATTTTCCCGGCGGTGCTGATCGTGATGGTGATTTACCAGCGCTACAGCACGCCGATCGTGCGCCGCGTGCGCGCTTACCTTGCAGATATCAATGATGGCTTCAACGAAGTGATCAACGGCATGAGCGTTATTCAGCAGTTTCGCCAGCAGGCGCGTTTTGGTGAGCGAATGGGGGAAGCCAGCCGCTCGCATTATATGGCGCGGATGCAGACGTTACGCCTGGACGGTTTCCTGTTACGTCCGCTGCTGAGCCTCTTCTCGGCGCTGGTGCTGTGCGGACTGCTGATGCTGTTCGGCCTGACGACGCGCGGAACCATCGAGGTGGGGGTACTGTACGCGTTTATCAGTTACCTCGGACGCCTTAACGAACCGCTGATTGAACTCACCACGCAGCAGTCGATGCTGCAACAGGCAGTGGTCGCGGGCGAACGTGTATTCGAGCTCATGGACAGGCCGCGTCAGACCTATGGCGATGACGAACGCCCGCTGGAAAGTGGATCCATAGCGTTTGATCATGTCTCGTTTGCCTACCGCGACGACCAGCTTGTCTTGCAGGATATCAACCTCGAGGTACCGTCGCGTGGTTTTGTCGCCCTGGTTGGGCATACCGGCAGCGGCAAAAGCACGCTCGCCAGTTTGCTGATGGGCTACTATCCGTTGACGCAGGGGGAGATCCGTCTGGACGGACGGCCGCTTGCCTCGCTTAGCCACAACGCGTTGCGTAAGGGCGTCGCGATGGTGCAGCAGGATCCGGTGGTGCTGGCGGATACCTTTTATGCCAACGTGACGCTGGGACGTCCTTTCACCCCTGAGCAGGTATGGGAGGTGCTGGAAACGGTACAGCTGGCGGATCTGGCGCGCGGGTTAAGCGAGGGGATCAATACCCGGCTGGGTGAGCAGGGCAACAACCTCTCCGTCGGGCAAAAGCAACTTCTGGCGCTGGCGCGCGTGCTGATTGAGACGCCGCAGGTGTTAATTCTGGATGAAGCGACCGCAAGCATTGACTCCGGTACCGAGCAGGCGATCCAGCAGGCGCTGGCTGCCGTGCGGGATCACACTACGCTGGTGGTGATCGCCCACCGCCTGTCAACGATCGTCGATGCCGATACCATTCTGGTTCTGCACCGTGGCCAGGCCGTTGAACGGGGTACGCACAGAGCGCTGCTTGAGGCAAAAGGACGCTACTGGCAGATGTATCAGTTGCAGCTGGCAGGCGACGAACTGGCCGCCAGCGTGCGCGAGGAAGAGTCACTCAGCGCCTGA
- the glnK gene encoding P-II family nitrogen regulator, translated as MKLVTVVIKPFKLEDVREALSSMGIQGLTVTEVKGFGRQKGHAELYRGAEYSVNFLPKVKIDVAIADDQLDEVIDVVSKAAYTGKIGDGKIFVAELQRVIRIRTGESDEAAL; from the coding sequence ATGAAGCTGGTTACGGTGGTAATCAAACCATTCAAACTCGAAGACGTGCGTGAAGCGCTGTCTTCCATGGGTATTCAGGGACTGACTGTCACCGAAGTGAAAGGCTTTGGGCGTCAGAAAGGTCATGCCGAGCTTTATCGCGGGGCGGAATACAGCGTTAACTTCCTGCCAAAAGTGAAAATTGATGTGGCGATTGCCGACGATCAGCTTGATGAGGTGATTGATGTCGTCAGCAAAGCGGCCTACACCGGAAAAATTGGCGACGGCAAAATTTTCGTTGCCGAACTACAGCGCGTTATTCGCATCCGTACCGGCGAATCTGACGAAGCGGCGTTGTAA
- the amtB gene encoding ammonium transporter AmtB, whose protein sequence is MKKATMKTGLGSLALLPGLAMAAPAVADKADNAFMMICTALVLFMTIPGIALFYGGLIRGKNVLSMLTQVAVTFALVCVLWVVYGYSLAFGEGNAFFGNVNWAMLKNIELTAVMGSFYQYIHVAFQGSFACITVGLIVGALAERIRFSAVLIFVVVWLTLSYIPIAHMVWGGGLLASHGALDFAGGTVVHINAAVAGLVGAYLIGKRVGFGKEAFKPHNLPMVFTGTAILYFGWFGFNAGSASAANEIAALAFVNTVVATAGAILSWVFGEWAVRGKPSLLGACSGAIAGLVGITPACGYVGVGGALLIGIVAGLAGLWGVTALKRVLRVDDPCDVFGVHGVCGIVGCIMTGIFAAQSLGGVGYAEGVTMGHQVLVQLESIAITVVWSGVVAFIGYKLADMTVGLRVPEEQEREGLDVNSHGENAYNA, encoded by the coding sequence ATGAAGAAAGCAACAATGAAAACAGGTCTGGGGTCGCTGGCACTGCTGCCGGGCCTGGCAATGGCCGCACCTGCTGTGGCAGACAAAGCCGATAACGCCTTTATGATGATTTGCACCGCGCTGGTGCTGTTCATGACGATTCCGGGGATCGCGCTGTTTTACGGCGGCCTGATCCGCGGCAAGAACGTACTCTCCATGCTGACGCAGGTTGCCGTCACGTTTGCGCTGGTGTGCGTGCTGTGGGTGGTTTACGGTTACTCGCTGGCCTTCGGGGAGGGCAACGCCTTCTTCGGCAACGTTAACTGGGCGATGCTGAAAAATATCGAACTGACCGCGGTTATGGGCAGCTTCTATCAGTATATTCATGTCGCGTTTCAGGGCTCATTCGCCTGCATCACCGTGGGGCTGATTGTGGGCGCGCTGGCTGAGCGTATCCGCTTCTCTGCGGTACTGATTTTCGTGGTGGTCTGGCTGACGCTCTCCTATATCCCGATTGCGCATATGGTCTGGGGCGGTGGTCTGTTGGCTTCCCATGGCGCGCTGGACTTTGCGGGTGGTACCGTTGTGCACATCAACGCCGCGGTAGCAGGCCTGGTAGGCGCCTACCTGATTGGCAAGCGCGTGGGCTTCGGGAAGGAAGCATTCAAGCCGCACAATCTGCCGATGGTCTTTACCGGCACCGCCATCCTCTACTTTGGCTGGTTCGGCTTCAACGCAGGTTCAGCCAGCGCCGCTAACGAAATCGCTGCACTGGCCTTCGTGAATACCGTTGTGGCAACCGCCGGCGCTATCCTCTCATGGGTATTTGGCGAGTGGGCCGTTCGCGGCAAGCCATCGCTGCTGGGTGCCTGTTCCGGGGCGATTGCCGGTCTGGTAGGTATTACGCCAGCGTGCGGTTACGTGGGCGTAGGCGGTGCGCTGCTGATCGGTATCGTCGCAGGACTGGCGGGGCTGTGGGGCGTTACCGCACTGAAACGTGTTCTGCGCGTTGACGATCCGTGTGATGTATTCGGCGTGCACGGTGTGTGCGGCATTGTCGGCTGTATCATGACCGGTATCTTTGCTGCCCAATCTCTGGGCGGTGTGGGTTACGCAGAAGGTGTAACCATGGGGCATCAGGTGCTGGTACAGCTGGAAAGTATCGCAATCACCGTTGTCTGGTCGGGTGTTGTGGCCTTTATCGGTTACAAGCTGGCTGATATGACCGTTGGGCTGCGCGTGCCGGAAGAGCAGGAGCGCGAAGGCCTGGACGTCAACAGCCACGGCGAGAATGCCTATAACGCATAA